GCATGGGCGAGCTTCTCTTCCTCACCGGGCAGCTCAGTCAGTGGAACGGCGAGCGGAAGTTCATCGGCAAGGTCGGACGGGAGATCAGCCTCGAGCAGGCGCGGCAGGCGGCGCGGCTGTGCGCGCTCAACTTGCTCGCGCATCTCCGCGTCGCGGTGGAGGGCAACCTCGATCGCGTAGTCCAGTGCATCCGGGTGGGCGGATTCGTCAACGCCACGCCAGAGTTTCTCGACTACTCCAAGGTGATCAACGGCGCCTCCGAGCTGTTCCTGGCTGTGTTCGGCGACGCCGGCAAGCACACTCGGGTTTCCGTCGGCGTGAACGGCCTGCCCTACGGCGTCGCTGTCGAGGTCGAGGCCGTCTTCGCGGTGCGAGGCTGATCCGACCCGACTTCCAGCACGATCTTGCCGTGTGATTTCCCTTGCTGGTTCAGGTCCATCGCCTGTCTCGCCTGTTCGAGCGGAAGCACCTTCGCGATGTGGGGCCGGATCGCTCCGCTCTCCACCAGCGCCGCGATCTCCTCGAGGTCCTTGACGTCGTACTCCATGCCGAAGTCGACGGCACGCACGCCGGCGTGCTTGGCGGCCTTCTCGTCGATCTCGCCGATCAGGGTGATGAGCATTCCGCCGCGCTTGAGCACGCCCCAGGATCGCGCCTGCGTCTCTCCGCCCAGCGGATCGAGCACCACGTCGACGTCGCGCACCTTCTTTTCGAAGCGCTCGCGCTTGTAGTCGATGACCGGATCGACCCCGAGCGATCTCAGGTAATCGAGACTCGGCGCGCTTGCGGTGGCTGCCACCTCGGCACCCTTCCACCGCGCGAACTGCGCCGCGAATGAGCCCACTCCACCGCTCGCGCCGTGGATGAGGAAGCGCATTCCGGGCTTCGCCTTGGCAGTGTCGATGATGGCTTGCCAGGCCGTCAGTGCGGGCATCGGCAGAGCAGCAGCGACGTTGAAGTCGAGTGAGCGGGGCTTCTTCACCAAGTCCTTCACCGGCACCAGCGCATACTCGGCGAAGCTGCCGAAGACCTCGCCGAAGACCTCGTCGCCTTCGCGCAGCGGGGTCTTCGACCCCGGTCCGATCTTCTCGATGACGCCGGCGAAGTCCTGCCCGAGCGTCAGCGGCACCCGGTCCGCGCCTTTCGGGTTGTACTGGTGCTCGCGGACCATCCAGTCCACCGGATTGACGCCCGCGGCGTGGATCCGCACCAGCGCCTTGCCGCGCGTGACTTTGGGAGTATCGACTTCTTCGAGCTGGACCCGGTCCGGGCCACCGAATTCATGGATGCGTACGGCCTTCATGGGGTCTCCTCCAGGTTGGGATGAGGTGGTCCGCGAACCACTGCGCTGCGAGCGCGCCAACGACCTCCAGCGCGCCGGGCTCTTCGAAGAGATGCGTCGCGCCGGGGACAATCTCGAGCTGCTTCTCAGTCCGCAGCATCGCGAGCGCCTGGCGGTTGAGACCAAGGACCACGTCGTCGGCTCCTCCTACGATCAGGAGCGTCGGCGCGCGCACCTCGATGAGCAGCTCTCCGGCGAGGTCGGGCCGTCCGCCGCGCGAAACCACCGCCGAGACGCGATCGGGCTCGCGTGCGGCGGTCACCAGAGCCGCCGCTGCGCCCGTACTCGCCCCGAACAAGCCGACCGGAAGTCGTCGGGTCTCCTCGTCGTGCGACAGCCACTCCACTGCTCCGGCGAGACGGTCCGCGAGCAGCCCGATGTCGAAGCGCAGGTGGCGGGTGAACCTCTCCGCCTCTTCTTCGTGCGGCGTCAGCAGGTCCATCAGCAGCGTGGCAAAACCCCCCTGCTGCAGCGTTTGGGCAACGAGGCGATTGCGCCGGCTGAAGCGGCTGCTGCCGCTGCCGTGAGCGAAGAGAACGGCGCCGCGAGCCCCATGGGGGACGGCGAGATTTCCGCCGAGTCGCACTCCCGGACGCAAGACCAACTCGATCTCGCGCTCGCTCATGTCCATAGGGGGCCTCCTTGCGACGCGCTGTCGCCCTCGACGGAGCGATCGAGCAGTTCGCGCACCTCCTCGTCGGTCGTCTGGGTGAAGTCCTCGTACCAGAGTCCGACGGCGCGGAATGGCTCCGGTGTCGCGGCGCAGATCACCTCGTCCGCCTCGTCCTCCATTTCCGCGCACGTCGACGGCGCCGCAATGGGCACTGCCACGATGACTCGTGCCGCTCGCTCTTGACGAAGCGCCCGCACCGCAGCCCGCATCGTCGAGCCGGTGGCGAGGCCGTCGTCCACCAGGATGACGGTGCGACCCGCGACGGGCGTTGGCGGCCGATCGCCGCGGAACAACCGCTCGCGCCGTTCGAGCTCACGCAGTTCGTTCTCCGTCACTCGCTCGATATCGTCGCGGGTGACGCCGTATGCGATCACATCCGGATTGAGGACTCGGACTCCCCCGCTGGCAATTGCCCCCATGGCCAGCTCCTCATGTCCCGGAAAGCCGAGCTTGCGCACCACGAACACGTCCAGCGGCGCGCCCAACCGCCGCGCGACCTCCCAGGCGACGGGTATGCCGCCCCGGGGGAGGCCGAGCACCACAACGTCGGGCTGGCCCGCGAAGGCTGCCAGATGCTCGCCCAGGACGCGGCCGGCCTCTCGGCGATCGCGGTACCGCATGAAAAACCAACCTACGCATCTTCCGGCGAGGACGCCGACATGCCGGAGCGCGCGCCAGCGGTCGCCGCATCATGAGCGGTCTGATTCTGCTGCCAGCTCGGAAGCCGAGCGTACGTCTCGCAGCACGAGCAACACCAGGATGGCGATGCCGATCACGACGAGAGCACTGGTGATCGCCGTGACCTGGAGCCCATCCGTGAATGCCTTCCGAGCCGTTTCGAGCAGCGCCGCACCAGGCCCCGGCACCTGCTCAGCCGCCGCCACCGCGCCGCCGAGGGTATCGCGCGCAGCCTCGGCTGCTTCGCGCGGAATGCCCTCAACGGAACGGGCCATGGCTCTACGGTAGATGGCAGTCCCGATGCTGCCGAGGATGGCGATGCCCAGCGCTCCGCCGAACTCGGAGCAAGTCTCCGAGATCGCCGAAGCCGCCCCAGCGCGCGGATGGATCCTGTCGTCGCAAGCAGCCACCGGCGAGCTCAGGTATGAACGCAACGTCGACGTTCAAGACGGGGACATGCTCTGGGACGCTGCGGCCCTGAACGATGGGAGGCTGCTCGCCGTGGGCTCCAGCAACTACACGCAGAACCCGAGTGGGCTGAGTGTCAGCGATGCCAGGGACCCGCTGGCGCTGGTGCTCGACGCGCTCGGCAACGTCGAGAAGCGCATCGCGCTTCCGGCGGGACCCGCCGGCAGAGGGAATGAGGATCTCCGGCATCCACAATGCGCCGGGCACTCACGCGCCGGTGTTTTCGGATGCATTCCTTGTCGTGCGAGGAGTGGAGCTCTTGTAGCTCGGGAATAGTCCGGGGACTCGTTGCATCTCTGCTTCGACCCGGCCACCGGTCAATTCAGCCCCGCTGGCGACCTTCAGGCACCGCGAGACTCGCACTCAGCAGTCGCGTTGACGGACGGGCGTGTCCTGTTGATCGGCGGAGAAGTGCCGCCGGAGCTCCCGGGAAGGGCCGGTGTCGGAGTTCCTGCGACGGAGATCTTCGATCCGGCGACCGGAGGCTGGACCGCGGGCCCCACGCTCGATCCGGCGTTTTTCGCCGCCACGGTGACGATGCTGGGCAACGGCAAGGTCCTCGTCTTCGGCGGTGAGGACGCCGGCGGCTTGCCGCAATCGGCCGCGGCGCTCTTCGAATGACGGACGAACTTGCGCTGGCCGCCCTCAGAACATCGTGTTGGTGTTCGCGGATTTCTCGGGAATTGGTTGGAGCACGTCCCAGTGCTCGACGATCCTTCCCTTGTC
The Deltaproteobacteria bacterium genome window above contains:
- a CDS encoding RidA family protein, which codes for MVPIGFNAGIEAAGLVEKRLREQGIELPTPSAPGADYVPFVRMGELLFLTGQLSQWNGERKFIGKVGREISLEQARQAARLCALNLLAHLRVAVEGNLDRVVQCIRVGGFVNATPEFLDYSKVINGASELFLAVFGDAGKHTRVSVGVNGLPYGVAVEVEAVFAVRG
- a CDS encoding NADP-dependent oxidoreductase — translated: MKAVRIHEFGGPDRVQLEEVDTPKVTRGKALVRIHAAGVNPVDWMVREHQYNPKGADRVPLTLGQDFAGVIEKIGPGSKTPLREGDEVFGEVFGSFAEYALVPVKDLVKKPRSLDFNVAAALPMPALTAWQAIIDTAKAKPGMRFLIHGASGGVGSFAAQFARWKGAEVAATASAPSLDYLRSLGVDPVIDYKRERFEKKVRDVDVVLDPLGGETQARSWGVLKRGGMLITLIGEIDEKAAKHAGVRAVDFGMEYDVKDLEEIAALVESGAIRPHIAKVLPLEQARQAMDLNQQGKSHGKIVLEVGSDQPRTAKTASTSTATP
- a CDS encoding alpha/beta hydrolase translates to MDMSEREIELVLRPGVRLGGNLAVPHGARGAVLFAHGSGSSRFSRRNRLVAQTLQQGGFATLLMDLLTPHEEEAERFTRHLRFDIGLLADRLAGAVEWLSHDEETRRLPVGLFGASTGAAAALVTAAREPDRVSAVVSRGGRPDLAGELLIEVRAPTLLIVGGADDVVLGLNRQALAMLRTEKQLEIVPGATHLFEEPGALEVVGALAAQWFADHLIPTWRRPHEGRTHP
- a CDS encoding phosphoribosyltransferase, which codes for MRYRDRREAGRVLGEHLAAFAGQPDVVVLGLPRGGIPVAWEVARRLGAPLDVFVVRKLGFPGHEELAMGAIASGGVRVLNPDVIAYGVTRDDIERVTENELRELERRERLFRGDRPPTPVAGRTVILVDDGLATGSTMRAAVRALRQERAARVIVAVPIAAPSTCAEMEDEADEVICAATPEPFRAVGLWYEDFTQTTDEEVRELLDRSVEGDSASQGGPLWT